Below is a window of Penaeus monodon isolate SGIC_2016 chromosome 26, NSTDA_Pmon_1, whole genome shotgun sequence DNA.
ctcatgccaattACCAGCATctcatgccgtttcttcgtaatactacgaagatatgttgtattttcaattttcattattttttacagtctctacttgccaaacttcctgataaattgagactgaagggtatttttgttgttatatagactccatagttgatcattattcggtctatagtccgaataaaataagcagtgtgtggcatcatggagttgaaattgtcggtttgttgcattttttttgtttattgcgtggtaaaaatgagaaagtgttagaaccgacttaatcacactttcactggcaaaaaaataatcttttgccgtgattgtaacaaaaaaaaactcatggcatgtccatgcatactctatggcatgtgcgtacgtgcccccggcagatggtcccgccatgccatggcatgtacgtacatgccacccgtcggcaatgggttaatagaGATGGTATTGAATGTCTTCTGAAGATCAGTGTTGGAAACTGATTGACTGATTTTAGTGTGACATGAGCTTTGTTTGCTGTTATGATATGAGTCTAGTGTGTTGTTTTGTCTGTGGAATTTGAGAGAAAGTAAAATGGATGGGATTAAATTTCTCAAGAATTAGATCAAAGTCGTGCATTCTGTTCATGTGTCGTACAGGTTTCTGTTTTGAGGATGTGATGCGTAAGAGATTAAGAAAAGGACAAATTTAGTTTGTGTATGGTTTGAGGTAAAAGATTAAGTTTAGAGTAGGGATCATCTATTTGTAGTGAAAAGGGAGTTATAAACTTACAGAATGGCTGGCTCTCacttactctccctttctctttttctttatctctctctcctctcctcccctctctccttttttctttttctctcttctccttcatctctttatctctcctactttctctttttctcttttattgctttctcctctcctttctatgttcctttctcctctgtttctctctctttctcttcctactccaTCTCAttttatccctccttccttctccctccatctctttgacactccccccccccctctctctctcttctcttctgacaGTTGTTTCTTGGAGATTTACAGGTATAGCTTGCTAATGATCTCGTACTATTTACTGTATAATTCTGGAATTTCCCACTGTAAAATTTTGGTGGTAAATGGAGTTCTTATTCATTCATCTTTGAAATTTAGGTTTCATACATATTGTACTGtacttggtaattattattattttttatttatttttttttttatatacaaagaaatatgcttttgtatatcatatacaacTGTAATTATTGGGTATGCAAGTCAAGACCCATTGTGCTAGATAGGAGTTTTAACGTCACCATTTCTGCAGTAAAAGCATATTAACAGTTTTAGTAGCTTcagattttctttaatttccagTCAATGAAAATAGCAAACtaatccctccctctcatttctagCAATTTGTGGCCACAAGagtactttttttcccaaattgatcTTTTGATCCACCATTGATAGGTATTTATGGAAAGTCTGTCAGTTTCaatcttttgtcattatcattttagtgttcaAGAAGTTCCCCTCAGAATAAAGCCAAACTCAAGGTCTGTGATTTTGTATTAAAGATGCTGTCATCATGCATATCAGAAATACAGATTGCCTAAATATCAAATAGTTCTTTGTGAtgaaattgttttaaatatatatattatttttacccaaTATACAAAGGCTGAACACTATGTAGTCCATAGAGCTTTGGCTTAAGTTTCTATTGGAATTATCAGAAATAATGTATATAGTTAGCAGGACACCATTCATAAATTGGAAACTTTGCAAAAATGGTCCCTAAATAATGTTAAAAGAACAAGGATTGCCAGAGTACATAGAATACTGAAGAAAGTGTCAATGCTTCATTAACTTGGCTTGCAAATAATATAAATTCCCAATAGGAAATATTTCTGGCCATTCTAGCTGCTTCATGAAATTCAAAgtgaaaaatatttcataatttggTGTAACATATGTACcataacttttttccccttcactttgGCAGGACTGGTTTAGGAATAGCATCTGAGATATTTGCTCAGTTGAAGGCAAATAATTCCTTTAGAACtaatggatttttttcccttgtatttttttttttttttttttttttcattgcattaaCAAACAGTTTGAACTATTTTACCAAACAGTATTTATTatggaataaatgaaaaattggaTGGTTTTAAACAGCTGAAGTTAGAGAGTTCTATTATTGGTTCTGAAATATAAGGACACTGCTGCAGTTTTGATTAGCTAGGGGATTTTAATTATACCTGTGTCCTCCTAACTAATCTAGTTACAAAATAATTAAGGAATAACAATAGGaatttaagaataaaattaacACCCACTCCCCTCCATAGTTTTGATCAGTTAAGATTCTAATTATACCTGTGTGATCATAAATACTCTTTAGGaactaaataaataagtaataataatagaaattttttaaaacataaaattagcACCCAATCCCATCTGTATTTCTTTGTAAAACACCACCACTGTAACCAAATTAAATAGTGTCTGTTCCAATGATGTTAAATGCGTACCTGACTAGATTTAAGGAAAATCTGtacataaagataatatattgtCAACctttattcaaaataatatacAGACACTGATCATAGCAAAGAATAAAGAATTGACAGTCAAAACATTTTGTGTATTTGCTggtacctacctacctaactactttatataatattttctctgACCTAATCAATGAAGTAAATGTTCTATTTGACTAATATAAAACAATCACTGTATTCCAaagcaaagttttatttttacatgAGACAACATTAACGTTAAGATACAAAAATACCAATACACATATTTGCTTTGGAATTACACTCAACATCACTTTCTCATGCACTTACATACTATGTGTTTTTCATCACAAATTTCTAATAAACCGGaatgttttgtataaaaaaaaaaaaaaaaaaaatacaaaaacgataatgacatttctaaggaaaacaaaatatactTGAGAACAAGTTATGGACAATGGAttaaagtgaaatatgcatatctAAACTAAACTTCTTCCATCATAAACACTGGTATGTAAaaacttaaatataaaatattattacctAACAGAAAACAGCTCTTCCAAGAAATGCAATATGTAAAGTCTTATCAACACTCTTCTAGAATAAAAACTGCAAAATTCTTAATGTAAAATTCCATCCAGTAGAATTGTAAATTTATAATGGTGCAGAATTCTTCCTCGCAGATCACCCAGTGTTGACAGGTTTCAGTTACTtaagataaaaatatcaacaaaggaAATATCAGTTGTACCTGAAAGATAATATCAGTTGTAcctgaaagataaaataaaaaaaacatgagctTACAGATCCACTCAGCATGAATggtaggtattaaaaaaaaaaattaaaaaaaaaattaaaatgtacaaAGGCCTTATTTGACTACTATAAATAAATTAACTAATATCTACCTGCTAAAATTTATACTActttagtaataagaataatccaGGAAAACACAAATCAATCCCTTACTATGTTTAGGCTACGTGAACCAATGTATTTAACTTCAATATTGTACATTTGATCTGGTTTCCAAAAAGACACTAATTTTTTTTAGCAACAGGTGATGATGGATGCATCATGGATGTGCTATCCAAGACAGCACAGGTTCAGGTATTTGAATATGAATACGAATATGGGGAATATAACTCCTCTATTCAAATACAAATATCTGAATATGGAGATTTCAAGATCCTAATAATCCCAAAGAAACATTCAAGGAATTCCTTCTGCAATGCAACATGTAGCCTACCTTAGTTACTCTCCTCTTCAGGATACATGAGTGCGTCAGGCTGCCACTTCTTGATTAGATCAGCAGCAATGAGTTTGTTGATGTACGACTTCACTTCAGCCTCATACTCTATTGGGACCTGCAAGCCCAAGCTCAGTTTAAGTTTGTGTATAAAGGCCATACATTATTAATCAAATACATTCTGTAACTATTTCATAATTTCCATTTAAGATCAAATTGATGTCAGATATACTTACAGCAATATTGACCATTCGGGAGTCTGTTCCTGGTTCTAGTTTGATCTTTGGTCTCTTGCGCTTCTGGCCAACAGCAATTTCTGTAGCCAGCTTTCGTACCTAcggattagaatatatatttttatactcttTGACATCAAATTCTGGCAAGCATGCATCAtataaaatacttacatatagttttcatatatgtatgtatttcagaTGAAATAGGACTCATAACACTCTAATCAATAACATGGGATGCAACAATACCTTTGTCCGTTTTTCCTCCTCAGCTGATGGGGCAGCAGGGGCTGTGGGCGTCCTGCTTTTCTCATCATTAGTAAGATCACGGGATGGACACTTGCAGCACTTAATGTCCAAGATCTGCCTACCAATCTCTTCACCAGTGACACTGTGGAAGAACAAACAGAACTAAAACCAAACCACTATATTTTGAAAGAACTCTAccacaaaaataaagagatagagaaaaaaaaaagtatctgctTCAGAGTGAAGTCAGCATGACACCCCTGATTCAGAGAGAATACACTGCTTACCTAGTAAAATATGACCAAGATGAAAGCAGTGAAGGTGCAATAAGGGAATGACATGTAAAGAGAAGGGACGTCAAAAAAACCAATGTTTTAAATACTTTAACCTTAGTATATTTGGTGTTACCAATCATGACATGCCATTTCCCATGCCAATACATTTTGTTTATAACATTGGAGCTGAGGAACAATATAGCAATCATGCCTTGCCATTAAACcactacattttttaaaaccataaaacaacAATCTGAACACTTTAACAATTAGACCATTCATAGTTGGCAATTTAGATGACGCAATATGCTACTTGTCGTTTCCATTATATACAACTCTATACTCACGAGTTTCTAAGAGTGAGAACAATGCAGAATGGGCGTCTGTTGGGGCCTCCAACGCATGAAGTGAGACACATAATCTTGATCAGAAGCGTTGAGGATACCTCCCCTGGGGGTGGAGGGCGGAGGGGCACGGTGACCATGTATCTATCGTTGATGAAGCTATAGTCACAGCCTTCACCCTCGACCTGCACTAAATGCTCAGCCAAGTTTGGATCACAGtctaggagagaggaaaagagtaaaattaattattttatcttaaattagaagtttcttcctttttaggattaaacaaacaaaacctaggggggggaagagtaaatttatttattttagctttttttagaaagaaagaaagaaaaaaaggcatttgCATATATCTAAAACATTTTCAATACAGGCTTGACTTATCCCAATAAAACACaacagataataacaaaaatgagagaaaagtgtAAGAGGACATTTAGACACTTACTTTGAATACTCTTACAGTTGTAGCACCTGTTCACTGGGTCTGTGCGGTGGCAGCTTTGCTTGAACACTGGTGTCATGGTGATGTTGGCGTTCACCCAGTCGTCCAACGTTACATTCACTGGTACAGCAACATTTGGGCAGAGGTACAGCTTGCCCAGATCCTGACTGTAGCACCACTGTGGTAGAAAAGAATGTTAGTTTCACGCTGCACTAAGAATCTCATATACCATGTAAAACTGCATAATGAAAGTATGCAAACTTTAATTAACAAACATACAAACTAGTATGACTAAAAACCGATGTATCCATTCACAGTATATTATAAACTGTTCTTATTCTGAAAGATTTCCCTTACAAAAAATAAAGCACAGGTTCAGACAATGTCATACACAAGAATGAACTGCACTTAGTGACAATATAGAACAAAGGCCCCATAAAAGATAACACTGAACACAGCACACCTTGTTGCGATCTTTGTTGCCAGTTGGGAGGGAGATGCCGAATTTGTGACGACCTGCCCATGGCTGGAGTGATGGCACTGAGTGTGCCAGGGTTGAGTCAGCCAGGCAGGAGGTGGAGCCTTCGATCAAGGCGATGGCAGCTGATACACCACCCACTGACACATTGCTGCTCGGCAACTGTTGAGAAAATTACTTAATCAAAAAACTAATCATACTGAAAGGTGATgataaatcataatgattattagccTTCAACTCTGGTTAA
It encodes the following:
- the LOC119590142 gene encoding cellular tumor antigen p53-like isoform X3 is translated as MQRSDSELLFGEDEYHLLRDDSFLQRIGSTNFHTLLETADIVAVPELKEEEEEQQQTQQQQTQQQHNQQQQQQTVPQQVAYPIQNIDNQLILANPHIHGDIYQTVQVQQQPRQQQRQLQQLQPGQQIPWDSLQTLDTENVEVLPSSNVSVGGVSAAIALIEGSTSCLADSTLAHSVPSLQPWAGRHKFGISLPTGNKDRNKWCYSQDLGKLYLCPNVAVPVNVTLDDWVNANITMTPVFKQSCHRTDPVNRCYNCKSIQNCDPNLAEHLVQVEGEGCDYSFINDRYMVTVPLRPPPPGEVSSTLLIKIMCLTSCVGGPNRRPFCIVLTLRNSVTGEEIGRQILDIKCCKCPSRDLTNDEKSRTPTAPAAPSAEEEKRTKVRKLATEIAVGQKRKRPKIKLEPGTDSRMVNIAVPIEYEAEVKSYINKLIAADLIKKWQPDALMYPEEESN
- the LOC119590142 gene encoding cellular tumor antigen p53-like isoform X2, encoding MSYYQQGGMQRSDSELLFGEDEYHLLRDDSFLQRIGSTNFHTLLETADIVAVPELKEEEEEQQQTQQQQTQQQHNQQQQQQTVPQQVAYPIQNIDNQLILANPHIHGDIYQTVQVQQQPRQQQRQLQQLQPGQQIPWDSLQTLDTENVEVLPSSNVSVGGVSAAIALIEGSTSCLADSTLAHSVPSLQPWAGRHKFGISLPTGNKDRNKWCYSQDLGKLYLCPNVAVPVNVTLDDWVNANITMTPVFKQSCHRTDPVNRCYNCKSIQNCDPNLAEHLVQVEGEGCDYSFINDRYMVTVPLRPPPPGEVSSTLLIKIMCLTSCVGGPNRRPFCIVLTLRNSVTGEEIGRQILDIKCCKCPSRDLTNDEKSRTPTAPAAPSAEEEKRTKVRKLATEIAVGQKRKRPKIKLEPGTDSRMVNIAVPIEYEAEVKSYINKLIAADLIKKWQPDALMYPEEESN
- the LOC119590142 gene encoding cellular tumor antigen p53-like isoform X1, with protein sequence MSYYQQQGGMQRSDSELLFGEDEYHLLRDDSFLQRIGSTNFHTLLETADIVAVPELKEEEEEQQQTQQQQTQQQHNQQQQQQTVPQQVAYPIQNIDNQLILANPHIHGDIYQTVQVQQQPRQQQRQLQQLQPGQQIPWDSLQTLDTENVEVLPSSNVSVGGVSAAIALIEGSTSCLADSTLAHSVPSLQPWAGRHKFGISLPTGNKDRNKWCYSQDLGKLYLCPNVAVPVNVTLDDWVNANITMTPVFKQSCHRTDPVNRCYNCKSIQNCDPNLAEHLVQVEGEGCDYSFINDRYMVTVPLRPPPPGEVSSTLLIKIMCLTSCVGGPNRRPFCIVLTLRNSVTGEEIGRQILDIKCCKCPSRDLTNDEKSRTPTAPAAPSAEEEKRTKVRKLATEIAVGQKRKRPKIKLEPGTDSRMVNIAVPIEYEAEVKSYINKLIAADLIKKWQPDALMYPEEESN